In Halichondria panicea chromosome 9, odHalPani1.1, whole genome shotgun sequence, a genomic segment contains:
- the LOC135340967 gene encoding dnaJ homolog subfamily A member 2-like translates to MQVGIHSCSPGHPSAGENREKRGLEGWGIPVFRRPDVKGNLYVQFTIQFPDSGFLEESQLKELEGLLPTRHDPPALEPEAEEVHGYDRVRDEDWAAFNSDTS, encoded by the exons ATGCAAGTAGGGATCCACTCTTGTTCCCCCGGGCATCCTTCAGCAGGAGAGAACCGGGAAAAACGA ggTCTGGAGGGTTGGGGGATACCAGTGTTCAGGAGGCCTGATGTCAAGGGCAACCTCTATGTTCAGTTCACCATCCAATTCCCTGACTCTGGTTTCCTGGAGGAGAGTCAACTAAAG gaGTTGGAGGGTCTCCTGCCTACACGACATGATCCACCAGCACTGGAGCCAGAGGCAGAAGAAGTGCATGGATATGATAGAGTGAGGGACGAAGATTGGGCTGCTTTCAACAGTGACACTTCTTAG
- the LOC135340951 gene encoding uncharacterized protein LOC135340951, with protein sequence MDAPVEPSPGYGQLSAVDGHHYMWRGAGPGGPEGSNIVSVYDPSTELWSLFPTTGPLPPGEHGSCSVCVGRCLYTFGGSKGWSRSTSFFNDMSKLDLDTLQWTKVQTSGSQPIKKSYCGFIRVNERTLCCFGGVGIQGPTQPGSTFTKAGWPGRSRSGYTNEFHFFDTQNGVWSSPELRGERPLPCSSFTFTMVDQHRAVLFGGMQSQSFWGRLNDVYLFDFRVMEVTRVKPVQGEPWPVGRAVHAACCLNYGQDHPQLLVYGGLGKGFKILGDMWTLVDTGKWTEVTPPESMTPRLFHSITATSLGPGLTEVLVFGGSVKWPLFKPVADLETTILRFELTGPSASVVGPSVGKWALVDVAHNDTKGSAQRLNEKRIRQATAHASSVSDTSDHSSQDRVRALEQQLLAAEQREHDTQRQHQLQLQEKDLELATQAKELAIKDCELAEGNRREADLSAQITALERELDGKTKELAAHNTEVWKIPANRVIIGRRIGKGGWGEVLEGTVSVAVKRLHEEIAVPIYVEKLEREMRLLAEVRHPNLVQFIGANFDEQNQANRSPPTLVTELLDMNLRQAYERNQLDPGNRLSIFMDIARALDYLHQRYEPIIHRDVSAPNVLLQRMPNHQWKGKVSDLGSANFLQHAHTMGEGAIIYSPPEVIPQAADPFNPPPRQSVKIDVYSYGIVLCEVTASRFPSAEHYRDMILQVQREQPVMCELIVRCTKREPSHRPSMAQVMVELNKIAPF encoded by the exons GGTCTAACATCGTTTCTGTGTATGATCCAAGCACTGAGCTGTGGAGCCTCTTTcccaccactggacctctaCCCCCTGGAGAGCATGGTAgttgctctgtttgtgtaggtcgtTGCCTGTACACCTTTGGTGGTAGTAAGGGTTGGTCACGATCCACTTCTTTCTTCAATGACATGAGCAAGCTTgatctggacactctccagtggaccaaagttcAAACCTCTGGTAGTCAGCCTATTAAAAAATCTTATTGTGGATTTATTCGTGTGAATGAGAGAACTCTGTGCTGCTTTGGAGGAGTCGGTATTCAGGGCCCCACACAACCAGGATCAACATTCACCAAGGCTGGATGGCCTGGTAGATCAAGAAGTGGATACACAAACGAGTTCCATTTCTTTGACACACAAAATG gtgtctggtcgtcccctgagctcagaggagagagacctcTTCCCTGTAGTAGTTTCACCTTCACAATGGTGGACCAGCACAGGGCAGTCCTCTTTGGAGGGATGCAATCTCAATCTTTCTGGGGTAGGCTCAATGATGTCTACCTGTTTGACTTTAGAGTCATG gaggtcactagggtgaagccagtacagggagagCCATGGCCAGTAGGGAGGGCAGTCcatgctgcctgttgtctcaactatggCCAGGATCACCCTCAACTACTGGTGTACGGAGGACTGGGTAAAGGTTTCAAGATACTGGGGGACATGTGGACACTTGTTGACACTGGCAAGTGGACAGAG gtgacacctcctgagtCAATGACACCACGTCTCTTCCACTCTatcactgccaccagtctGGGACCAGGACTCACTGAGGTCCTCGTGTTCGGAGGCAGTGTGAAGtggccactatttaaacctgTTGCTGATCTTGAGACCACCATACTGAGATTTG AGTTGACTGGACCCTCAGCGTCTGTTGTTGGACCCTCGGTTGGGAAATGGGCTCTCGTGGATGTGGCTCACAACGACACTAaaggctccgcccagcgactgaatgagaagaggatcagacaagcaactgctcatgcctcatcagtcagtgataccagcgaccactcctctcaagaccgggtgagggctctggaacaacagttactagcagcagagcagagagagcacGACACTCAACGTCAGCACCAACTACAGTTGCAAGAGAAAGACCTTGAATTGGCTACACAAGCTAAAGAATTGGCAATTAAAGATTGTGAATTAGCTGAGGGCAATAGAAGAGAAGCTGACCTGTCTGCTCAAATCACAGCTCTAGAGAGGGAGTTAGATGGCAAGACGAAAGAGTTggcagcacacaacacagaggtgtgGAAGATTCCAGCCAACAGAGTGATCATTGGCAGAAGGATTGGCAAAGGAGGGTGGGGGGAGGtgctggagggaacagtgagtGTGGCCGTCAAACGACTACACGAAGAAATTGCTGTCCCAATTTATGTCGAAAAACTTGAGAGAGAAATGAGGCTATTGGCTGAAGTGCGACATCCAAACCTTGTGCAATTCATTGGTGCCAATTTTGATGAGCAAAACCAAGCCAATCGATCCCCTCCTACTCTCGTCACCGAGCTTCTGGACATGAATCTCCGACAAGCGTACGAGAGGAATCAACTGGACCCAGGAAACCGCCTTTCGATCTTCATGGACATTGCCCGAGCTCTGGACTACCTGCATCAGCGCTATGAGCCCATCATCCATcgtgatgtgagtgctcccaaCGTTCTCCTCCAGCGAATGCCCAACCACCAGTGGAAGGGGAAGGTCTCTGACCTCGGCTCAGCTAACTTCCTGCAGCATGCTCATACGATGGGAGAGGGGGCCATAATCTACTCCCCTCCTGAAGTCATCCCTCAAGCCGCAGATCCGTTTAATCCACCTCCAAGACAGTCTGTTAAGatcgatgtgtacagctacggcATTGTCCTCTGTGAGGTGACCGCTAGTCGATTCCCAAGTGCTGAACATTATCGAGACATGATTCTCCAAGTACAGAGAGAACAACCTGTTATGTGTGAGCTGATTGTCCGCTGCACTAAGAGAGAGCCCAGCCATCGACCCAGCATGGCACAGGTGATGGTGGAACTGAACAAAATAGCACCCTTTTAA